Proteins encoded together in one Euwallacea similis isolate ESF13 chromosome 12, ESF131.1, whole genome shotgun sequence window:
- the LOC136412502 gene encoding isocitrate dehydrogenase [NADP]-like codes for MSTPITVAYGDGIGPEIMEAVLSILREAEAKISIDIIEIGERVYSKEWSHGISPSGWESIKRTKILLKSPTTTPQGKGHKSLNVALRKNLGLYANIRPCISYHPVIENKFDKFDIVVIRENEEDVYTGIEHRLTGDSYQCTKIITRSGSEKICRYAFEYAKKHNRKKVTCLTKDNIMKMTDGTFHAAFDRIAKEYQDIKAEHYIVDIGMARVATEPENFDVIVTENLYGDILSDIVAQTSGSVGLAGSSNIGNEYAMFEAVHGSAPDIAGKNVANPSGLLNAAVHMLIYIGQVGTAKLIYDAWLKTLEDGIHTADLYKEKRSKQKVGTKEFAEAVIDNLGKKPTTLPELIISSGSDSKINKVQDNYEQDYKVKKLVGSDIVLAWNKSSNFDQIVRLFESSNLQMIAIYSKGLAIWPGSSESSSDQITCRFIANNEKQAITNSDVNNLLIKLEEHNFDVVRMDKLYLYDGKEGFFS; via the coding sequence ATGTCAACACCAATCACAGTTGCATATGGCGACGGTATCGGACCAGAAATCATGGAAGCGGTGCTGTCGATATTGCGCGAAGCAGAAGCAAAAATCTCAATagatattattgaaatagGGGAGCGTGTTTATAGTAAAGAATGGTCTCACGGAATTTCTCCAAGTGGTTGGGAATCAATTAAAaggacaaaaatattattaaaatctcCGACAACAACTCCTCAAGGTAAAGGCCACAAAAGCTTAAATGTAGCACTCAGAAAGAACCTAGGGTTGTATGCAAATATCAGACCATGCATTTCATATCATCCtgttatagaaaataaattcgatAAGTTTGATATCGTAGTGATACGCGAAAATGAAGAGGACGTTTACACCGGAATAGAGCATAGGCTCACTGGTGACTCTTACCAATGCACTAAAATTATTACTAGATCCGGCTCAGAGAAGATATGCAGGTACGCTTTTGAATACGCGAAAAAGCACAACAGAAAAAAAGTAACTTGCCTGACTAAAGATAACATAATGAAAATGACTGACGGCACTTTCCATGCTGCGTTTGATCGCATTGCAAAGGAATACCAGGACATAAAGGCAGAACATTATATAGTTGATATTGGAATGGCACGTGTTGCAACAGAACCGGAGAATTTCGATGTTATAGTAACCGAGAACTTGTATGGCGACATATTATCAGATATAGTGGCACAAACCTCTGGATCTGTGGGACTCGCTGGAAGTAGCAATATAGGTAATGAATATGCGATGTTTGAAGCGGTTCATGGTTCTGCTCCTGATATTGCAGGGAAAAATGTAGCCAATCCTTCTGGTCTTTTAAATGCTGCAGTGCATATGCTAATTTACATAGGTCAAGTGGGTACTGCAAAACTAATCTACGATGCATGGCTGAAGACTTTGGAGGATGGAATACACACTGCCGATTTGTACAAGGAGAAAAGAAGTAAACAGAAAGTTGGTACAAAAGAATTTGCAGAAGCTGTTATAGATAACCTAGGAAAGAAACCTACAACATTACCTGAGCTTATAATTAGCAGTGGTTCAgatagtaaaataaataaagtacaaGACAATTACGAACAAGATTACAAAGTTAAAAAGCTAGTGGGTAGTGATATAGTACTTGCTTGGAACAAATCTAGCAACTTTGACCAAATAGTTAGGTTATTTGAATCGAGTAATCTGCAAATGATAGCAATATATTCAAAAGGCCTTGCAATTTGGCCAGGAAGTTCAGAATCTTCAAGTGATCAAATAACCTGTAGGTTTATCGCAAATAATGAAAAGCAAGCTATTACAAATAGTGATGTGAATAACTTGCTAATCAAACTTGAAGAACACAATTTTGATGTTGTAAGGATGgataaattgtatttatatGATGGGAAAGAGGGGTTTTTCTCTTAA